Proteins from one Syngnathoides biaculeatus isolate LvHL_M chromosome 8, ASM1980259v1, whole genome shotgun sequence genomic window:
- the mrm3a gene encoding rRNA methyltransferase 3A, mitochondrial isoform X2 has product MNVKWIQKWRLVSVARSRTFREHHGKILLEGRRLICDALNAGAVPQSVFFSTPERLRELPLDKLRGATLVKVKFEDIKLWSDLVAPQGVLGIFSRPDASRLSLAASQHSVALSLVCDNIRDPGNLGTMLRSAAAAGCRQVLLTKGCVDVWEPKVLRAGMGAHFHLPVHSSLKWEEVESHLPEDVAVHVADSRQNRDDGACRKPGEFGWVSSTAVRRDADFEDSDSDDELTPPAPEAAAYYRDWARNPVALVVGGETHGLSVEALRLVEKKGGRRLFVPMVPHVDSLNSAMAASILLFEARRQLLGATQISQRKSAKLNISTFC; this is encoded by the exons ATGAATGTAAAATGGATACAGAAATG GAGGTTGGTGAGCGTGGCCCGTTCCAGAACCTTCCGCGAGCACCACGGCAAGATCCTGCTGGAGGGCCGCCGTCTGATCTGCGACGCCTTGAACGCGGGCGCCGTCCCCCAAAGCGTCTTCTTCAGCACCCCCGAGCGCCTGCGGGAGCTTCCTTTGGATAAGCTGAGGGGGGCGACGCTGGTCAAAGTCAAGTTTGAAGACATCAAATTGTGGTCCGACCTGGTGGCCCCGCAAGGAGTTCTGG GTATTTTTTCTCGTCCCGACGCGTCCCGACTGAGCCTCGCCGCAAGCCAACACTCGGTGGCGCTGTCGCTCGTCTGCGACAACATCAGAGATCCGGGCAACCTCGGCACCATGCTGcgatccgccgccgccgccggctgcCGCCAAGTCTTGCTCACGAAAG GCTGCGTCGACGTTTGGGAGCCCAAAGTTCTGCGGGCGGGGATGGGCGCCCACTTCCACCTTCCCGTTCATTCTAGTTTGAAGTGGGAGGAGGTGGAGAGTCACCTCCCCGAGGACGTCGCCGTCCACGTGGCCGACAGCCGACAAAACCGAGACGACGGCGCCTGCCGCAAACCCGGCGAGTTCGGCTGGGTCAGCTCGACGGCCGTGCGGCGGGACGCGGACTTTGAGGACTCCGACTCGGACGACGAGCTGACGCCGCCGGCGCCGGAGGCCGCGGCGTACTACCGCGACTGGGCCAGGAATCCGGTCGCCTTGGTGGTGGGCGGGGAGACGCACGGGCTGAGCGTGGAGGCGCTCCGgctggtggaaaaaaagggagGACGCCGCCTCTTCGTTCCCATGGTGCCTCACGTGGACAGCTTGAACTCGGCCATGGCAGCCAGCATCCTGCTGTTTGAGGCCAGGAGGCAACTCTTGGGAGCAACGCAAATCTCCCAGAGGAAGTCCGCAAAACTCAATATCTC GACTTTCTGTTAA
- the glod4 gene encoding glyoxalase domain-containing protein 4 isoform X1, which produces MRRALHFVFKVGDRAKTATFYRDVLGMKVLRHEEFVEGCKATCNGPYDGKWSKTMVGFGPEDDHFVAELTYNYGVAEYQLGNDFLGITLQSSQAVSNAKRLGWPLSQVGEALYLTQAPGGFRFYLVDKEQPPTDPVQKVSLGVSDLPKSIHYWSKLLGMTLMERNDDQKTALLGFGDTQCKLELHDISGTVNHGTAFGRIAFSCPRDQLPDLEALMKKENQNILTPLVSLDTPGKATVEVVILADPDGHEICFVGDEAFRQLSLVDPRGNELLDKGMADDKSNEWFAKHNRQKAAA; this is translated from the exons ATGAGACGTGCGCTACATTTCGTTTTTAAAGTCGGCGACCGAGCCAAAACGGCTACATTTTACCGAGATGTTTTGGGCATGAAG GTTTTGCGCCACGAGGAGTTCGTCGAAGGCTGCAAAGCAACATGCAACGG GCCCTATGATGGCAAGTGGAGCAAGACTATGGTCGGTTTTGGTCCTGAGGACGACCATTTTGTTGCTGAGCTCACTTACAACTACGGTGTCGCCGAATACCAACTTGGAAATGATTTTTTG GGGATCACCCTTCAGTCAAGCCAAGCTGTCAGCAACGCTAAACGTCTGGGTTGGCCCCTCAGTCAGGTGGGAGAGGCCCTGTACCTAACGCAGGCTCCAGGTGGCTTCCGCTTCTACCTTGTGGATAAAGAGCAGCCCCCCACCG ATCCCGTGCAGAAGGTTTCCCTCGGCGTATCGGATCTACCAAAGTCCATTCACTACTGGTCGAAATTGTTGGGAATGACGCTGATGGAAAGGAACGACGATCAAAAAACAGCCCTGCTGGGATTTGGAGACACACAG TGTAAACTGGAGCTGCACGACATCAGCGGGACTGTAAATCATGGAACGGCATTTGGGAGGATTGCCTTCTCATGCCCTCGCGATCAA CTTCCCGACCTCGAGGCCTTGATGAAAAAGGAGAATCAGAACATTCTTACGCCGTTGGTGAGCTTGGACACACCTGGAAAAGCCACTGTGGAAGTTGTGATTCTGGCTGACCCG gaTGGTCACGAGATTTGCTTTGTGGGCGACGAAGCGTTTCGACAGCTTTCTCTGGTGGACCCGAGAGGAAATGAGTTGCTCGATAAG ggAATGGCTGACGACAAAAGCAACGAGTGGTTTGCCAAGCACAATCGACAGAAAGCCGCTGCCTAA
- the mrm3a gene encoding rRNA methyltransferase 3A, mitochondrial isoform X1 gives MATYVRCKSCFFSVERAAFLSRGNLFNVETKRYVRGLKRRPVKVIFPENEENKGDVKPSVAREKEEVDVPLRTKKQPPGDKSDAEATNGEISSGKRAHADVKSDPIDGLRFERASPGDKRLSRLVSVARSRTFREHHGKILLEGRRLICDALNAGAVPQSVFFSTPERLRELPLDKLRGATLVKVKFEDIKLWSDLVAPQGVLGIFSRPDASRLSLAASQHSVALSLVCDNIRDPGNLGTMLRSAAAAGCRQVLLTKGCVDVWEPKVLRAGMGAHFHLPVHSSLKWEEVESHLPEDVAVHVADSRQNRDDGACRKPGEFGWVSSTAVRRDADFEDSDSDDELTPPAPEAAAYYRDWARNPVALVVGGETHGLSVEALRLVEKKGGRRLFVPMVPHVDSLNSAMAASILLFEARRQLLGATQISQRKSAKLNISTFC, from the exons ATGGCGACCTACGTGAGGTGTAAGAGTTGCTTCTTCTCCGTGGAACGGGCTGCTTTTTTGTCGCGTGGCAACTTGTTCAACGTCGAAACTAAACGGTACGTGCGTGGACTGAAAAGGAGGCCGGTCAAGGTGATATTTCCTGAAAACGAGGAGAATAAAGGAGACGTAAAGCCGTCAGTGGCGAGGGAGAAGGAGGAGGTTGACGTTCCTTTGAGAACCAAGAAGCAACCTCCGGGGGACAAAAGTGACGCGGAGGCCACGAATGGCGAGATCTCATCGGGGAAAAGGGCTCATGCGGACGTTAAAAGCGATCCAATTGATGGGCTGCGCTTCGAGAGGGCTTCGCCGGGGGATAAGAGACTGTC GAGGTTGGTGAGCGTGGCCCGTTCCAGAACCTTCCGCGAGCACCACGGCAAGATCCTGCTGGAGGGCCGCCGTCTGATCTGCGACGCCTTGAACGCGGGCGCCGTCCCCCAAAGCGTCTTCTTCAGCACCCCCGAGCGCCTGCGGGAGCTTCCTTTGGATAAGCTGAGGGGGGCGACGCTGGTCAAAGTCAAGTTTGAAGACATCAAATTGTGGTCCGACCTGGTGGCCCCGCAAGGAGTTCTGG GTATTTTTTCTCGTCCCGACGCGTCCCGACTGAGCCTCGCCGCAAGCCAACACTCGGTGGCGCTGTCGCTCGTCTGCGACAACATCAGAGATCCGGGCAACCTCGGCACCATGCTGcgatccgccgccgccgccggctgcCGCCAAGTCTTGCTCACGAAAG GCTGCGTCGACGTTTGGGAGCCCAAAGTTCTGCGGGCGGGGATGGGCGCCCACTTCCACCTTCCCGTTCATTCTAGTTTGAAGTGGGAGGAGGTGGAGAGTCACCTCCCCGAGGACGTCGCCGTCCACGTGGCCGACAGCCGACAAAACCGAGACGACGGCGCCTGCCGCAAACCCGGCGAGTTCGGCTGGGTCAGCTCGACGGCCGTGCGGCGGGACGCGGACTTTGAGGACTCCGACTCGGACGACGAGCTGACGCCGCCGGCGCCGGAGGCCGCGGCGTACTACCGCGACTGGGCCAGGAATCCGGTCGCCTTGGTGGTGGGCGGGGAGACGCACGGGCTGAGCGTGGAGGCGCTCCGgctggtggaaaaaaagggagGACGCCGCCTCTTCGTTCCCATGGTGCCTCACGTGGACAGCTTGAACTCGGCCATGGCAGCCAGCATCCTGCTGTTTGAGGCCAGGAGGCAACTCTTGGGAGCAACGCAAATCTCCCAGAGGAAGTCCGCAAAACTCAATATCTC GACTTTCTGTTAA
- the glod4 gene encoding glyoxalase domain-containing protein 4 isoform X2 yields the protein MVGFGPEDDHFVAELTYNYGVAEYQLGNDFLGITLQSSQAVSNAKRLGWPLSQVGEALYLTQAPGGFRFYLVDKEQPPTDPVQKVSLGVSDLPKSIHYWSKLLGMTLMERNDDQKTALLGFGDTQCKLELHDISGTVNHGTAFGRIAFSCPRDQLPDLEALMKKENQNILTPLVSLDTPGKATVEVVILADPDGHEICFVGDEAFRQLSLVDPRGNELLDKGMADDKSNEWFAKHNRQKAAA from the exons ATGGTCGGTTTTGGTCCTGAGGACGACCATTTTGTTGCTGAGCTCACTTACAACTACGGTGTCGCCGAATACCAACTTGGAAATGATTTTTTG GGGATCACCCTTCAGTCAAGCCAAGCTGTCAGCAACGCTAAACGTCTGGGTTGGCCCCTCAGTCAGGTGGGAGAGGCCCTGTACCTAACGCAGGCTCCAGGTGGCTTCCGCTTCTACCTTGTGGATAAAGAGCAGCCCCCCACCG ATCCCGTGCAGAAGGTTTCCCTCGGCGTATCGGATCTACCAAAGTCCATTCACTACTGGTCGAAATTGTTGGGAATGACGCTGATGGAAAGGAACGACGATCAAAAAACAGCCCTGCTGGGATTTGGAGACACACAG TGTAAACTGGAGCTGCACGACATCAGCGGGACTGTAAATCATGGAACGGCATTTGGGAGGATTGCCTTCTCATGCCCTCGCGATCAA CTTCCCGACCTCGAGGCCTTGATGAAAAAGGAGAATCAGAACATTCTTACGCCGTTGGTGAGCTTGGACACACCTGGAAAAGCCACTGTGGAAGTTGTGATTCTGGCTGACCCG gaTGGTCACGAGATTTGCTTTGTGGGCGACGAAGCGTTTCGACAGCTTTCTCTGGTGGACCCGAGAGGAAATGAGTTGCTCGATAAG ggAATGGCTGACGACAAAAGCAACGAGTGGTTTGCCAAGCACAATCGACAGAAAGCCGCTGCCTAA